Below is a genomic region from Gadus macrocephalus chromosome 14, ASM3116895v1.
aaaattacgattacgatttaatcggccgataaaaaataaataaaaaaaagcatataaaacgttgtttttgataccttaaatatactttaaacacttttgacgaatatgtgaattgaatgcagaacctttgagtgttttagaatacatttacagtcaaaaattagtgtaatttaaaatgtataataaataactaactcccaatgtgctgcgctcgtgagcagtgactaacacgtgcgtgctgagcagtatggtctcagtataacaaattaacatggccggggacctaaagaaaaacaggcacaacatgctcaaacaacgcgtcttgtttacattggtgaggtgagcgcgcagctgcctgagcgagcgtgctttcatgttgtacggtaaaattcaatctcctcttttttactccagctaaagttgttagttagctaggcgagtaggagcgcaatctgcaggatactaagcgcaataacatttaaaaaaataataataataatcggttgtaatctgcatttttttggcagatgtcgattattttcaaaaaggctataatcggccgattaaatcggcaggccgatgaatcggtcgggccctaataggctacctaataaagcgttggaacacgcaagcgggtaaccatagcaacgccggtaaacaaaccccgcgaagcccaatccctaccagagctccccgcactacggccatctggaggcgcacagagcttttggccgtgatattatatgtagtattatattatactattatatatagaacgttataagacgctgtcaccgagaattggcgcactgcCAGatgctgtcaccgagtgtgagagaagagttgacggagaagatggcgatggaactagtttcaaagtttataccgtttatactcggcaataccggtgttgacccaagtgtattactcggtgtgaaaatgtccacaccgcggcaaccctagtacaattgcatttatggctatgactgtgtactaacttcattaaaatcaaggcattgcaattgttgcaaatcgctatacgtgggtctttctcagaaacattgaaaaacgtcCACACCGCAGATATATTGGCGCTTATCCAGACAAGCGTTTGCTGGCCGCGCTTTTTGTTTGCGTCATCACAAATTTCTGTTTCGGCCGTGTTGTTTCGGTGATAAAAGTATTTCAGCCGAAAACCAAAAATGCGCTTTTGGGCCATATTCGGGCGAAAAAATTTGCATCCCTAGTTACAAGCGATCCTGACTCTGCTAACTTTTTCCAAAAGAACACAGCAATAGCCAAACCTTgtgaagcaggtaggggtgattCGAAATTAACCAAAactcgagacaggaccaatattaAAAATTTCGGTGTTAACCACTATATTTCATCCttgacaaaccagaaagggggctcattGTTCAAAAAAcgggaattgtcctttaagggGATTTGGTTTTGACAAAAACAGTCAAAATGACtcactttaaaggtcccatggcatgccaccaggtgtggtgtgattagccgctacaagcggttttggaaatctgccccttatgacatcacaggtgggcgtgtccacctagatgtgtgacagatgagcaacgtttgctacagtccactgggtaggctggtagactgatctatccagcacaagtctaggtggacacgcccacctgtgatgtcgtAAGGGGCAGATTGCCAAAACGGCttctaacggctaatcacaccacacctggtggcatgccatgggacttTTAAAGGTGTTGTTTGTTGCGATGGATGCATATGATTCGAGCTATGTGTTAAAGTGCATGACGTGGAGCCTGCTCACTATCAGCAACAGACAGAGCAGCTCagactagggatgggccgatagtcgattctatcgactatcgacgatagatggattccatcgtcgatcgtctcaagtagccgataaaaaggcgataattatattttaataattattattatttttttattttttattattttttttttaaaagcgctgtggtagctatttttttaacttaaaaagccccgcaaattgtaattgaaattaactggcaccggtggaaaacataccatgtagcgctgacctgccgtattcactcactgctgcgagaggagaggggaggggctcgaaacctaccggtctgctcgcacggcgaaatgacatcacaccccgctgcaccatttccgggtcacagctgtggtacatgagctgtgttcgaaatcgttccctattcactcactcactattccctatcgtgttcatgatatagtgcactacatagggaacgtacaaacgagaattcggacactacgctgaacatttctaaacgtcatttgcgtcagtaaatgcgccgggtatttgtgtgacgcagacagatgcgcccagattgtgtaaacaaaccgggcactctagaggaaagctggaggttgtattgatgttgaatgttacatttccttgaacaaggtttttcttattaattttgaatgtttcattttcttgttaaatcccaaataaattgttgatatttctaaacgaaagccggaggctccatcattaaatgtagtcGTTTTCGCCGCTTGCGGTTattgagcttcttcttctcctccggaaaaacacgactgcattgcattgtggtatatgggagtaacacgtagggaacatcatatgtacactcacattttgggtattttaagtgcactatatagggcatgaaattaaccagtgagaattcgaacaacactacaaaatagcgagcaccctatatagtgcactatatccgtgatagggaacgatttcgaacacagctacgagctgtgtgtcatcagcgtgtgtcatcatgacagcgctgccggcgccgacgcatcgaaacttaaatcagcggaggctcccaatagtatctgtctgcgtcctgcaagacggaggcgtaacttgtactaggaggcgtaacttattcttttctaaatcgcggtccatgcgagatctttctcttttctctttttcactgctacatacagatcacttccgcgatATAGAAAAGTACTtgacacgcctccgactacaagttacgcctccgactacatgttacgcctcctagtgcaagttacgcctcctccgactacaagttacgcctcctactacaagttacgcctccgtcttgcaggacgcagacagacccaactcgaggctcacggctcacgctggtccaaggggaagatcatcgtatttgtttttaagaaaaaatgcgaaaaataaaaacgtgatttttttcaaagtgataaattattatcaataattaatattatcaaattattataaagatgaccccccgatagtatcgactatcggcgatcgctagggggcgctatcggacgatggaagcttgtagacgattgcccaaccctagctcagacagactgactgccTACCTCGTCGGTTGCAGCCTTCTCTGCTTCTTCCTTCGCAAAGACGTGGTCGTCGTGCGTCTCCAAGGTGGCCAGGTCGTGGCACATACCCCGGCTCAATGGCAGATCCCTGCAGTGTTGCAGGGCCTCTTCCCAGGTCTTCTCCTCACTGATCAGAACCAGATTGTTGTCGGCACAGAAGAACTTTTTTTCCCGGTCACAATCCTCAGATTTCAAGCCTTCTGGTTTCCACTCTGCACAATGCTTATCATCCTTCGGTTCGTCGTCTGTACACCAAAACAAGGCTTAATTAACACCGTGGATTGGGAATAAAAAGATAATAAATGCAATACTTCCATATCACTACCCTTTGATGTAATACTCCAGTTAAAATGTTTCTTTGCATGTTTTGCTCACCCCTTTTCCAGCGAAGGACACCAAGCGGCTCCCCTCCGGCCCACGTCCAAACGCCATCAGTTCGTCGGAGACCAACCCAGCCCTCGCCACTAAGGGTGTCCTCATGTTCCGCATCCCTGACGGTGAGCAGGCCGCTGTAGTGTGTTCTGCAGTGTCGATCGGCCTCTTCCCATGTTCGATCGAGTTCTAATAATATGTACCCTCTCAGGCCAGAAGACACCAGGTGCATTAAAGGAGTGAGAAGGACCAGGATGAAGACACGGCGCAGGTATGAATCCATGTCTTCAACGGACAGAAAGAACAGGTGTACCTGACTTACACGCAGTAATGTGTACGCATTCGTACACATGTTGGACATGTGCATATACATTGATATCGCTATCGGATACGACTGGCCCAATACTACTCATATGAGGCTATTGTAGACGACCACTCTTATAGCTCTGTTTGAATATTTCACCAATGCATAAGCACTTACAAACAGGTATATAACAAAATCGCCACCATCTTACTTGTATCTGATTATTTTAGGCATGCTAGACATCTCATGGAGAAAAGTCTTTCGTGATACGTTATTCAATTTGGTCAGTTGTCCTAGTACTCAACAAGCAATACTCTCCCCGGAAGAAGGAAGTATTACTACATTAGTACTAAAGCAGTACACGCCCAGGATGGAGAAAGCAGTATTAGTACATACATACTAAAGCAGTATTACTACATTAGTGCTA
It encodes:
- the LOC132472387 gene encoding uncharacterized protein LOC132472387 encodes the protein MYMHMSNMCTNAYTLLRVSQVHLFFLSVEDMDSYLRRVFILVLLTPLMHLVSSGLRGYILLELDRTWEEADRHCRTHYSGLLTVRDAEHEDTLSGEGWVGLRRTDGVWTWAGGEPLGVLRWKRDDEPKDDKHCAEWKPEGLKSEDCDREKKFFCADNNLVLISEEKTWEEALQHCRDLPLSRGMCHDLATLETHDDHVFAKEEAEKAATDEVWTGLRYLSSRWFWVGDVDKAIRHALPACPDQNNFCGAMSGSSLDVQTRNCTKKKNFFCQRRACVYSG